A genomic region of Barnesiella viscericola DSM 18177 contains the following coding sequences:
- a CDS encoding shikimate dehydrogenase family protein: MKRIYGLVGYPLGHSFSRSFFQEKFAREGIDADYENFEMADLRGLRQLIADRPELCGLNVTIPYKTEVMALLDDLDPQAREIGAVNVIKIERRPQGGIWLTGYNSDIIGFTQSIAPLLDSRMQRALILGTGGASKAVYAGLKTLHIEPTFVSRQRRDGIITYDDLSPEVMASHRVIVNATPLGMYPHTDQCPHIPYTDLTPGHLCYDLIYNPEVTRFLAQAAQQGSLTKNGTEMLHRQALAAWDIWNR; this comes from the coding sequence ATGAAAAGAATATACGGACTGGTGGGCTACCCTTTGGGACACTCCTTTTCCCGCTCGTTTTTCCAGGAGAAATTCGCCCGCGAGGGGATAGACGCCGACTATGAAAATTTTGAAATGGCCGACCTTCGAGGGTTGCGCCAACTTATTGCCGACCGCCCGGAGCTGTGCGGACTGAACGTGACGATTCCCTACAAGACCGAGGTGATGGCCCTGCTCGACGACCTCGACCCGCAGGCCCGCGAAATCGGGGCGGTCAACGTCATCAAGATCGAGCGACGTCCACAAGGCGGCATCTGGCTCACCGGGTACAACAGCGACATCATCGGCTTTACCCAATCGATAGCCCCGCTGCTTGACAGCCGCATGCAACGGGCCCTAATTCTGGGAACGGGAGGGGCCTCGAAGGCGGTCTACGCCGGGTTGAAGACGCTGCACATCGAGCCGACATTCGTCTCACGGCAACGTCGCGACGGCATCATCACCTACGACGACCTCTCGCCCGAGGTGATGGCCAGCCACCGCGTCATTGTCAACGCCACGCCGCTGGGCATGTACCCGCACACCGACCAGTGCCCCCACATTCCCTATACAGATTTAACCCCCGGCCATCTCTGCTACGACCTCATCTACAACCCCGAGGTGACCCGCTTTCTCGCCCAGGCGGCCCAACAGGGCAGCCTCACCAAAAACGGCACCGAGATGCTGCACCGGCAAGCCTTGGCGGCCTGGGACATCTGGAACCGATAA
- the gldB gene encoding gliding motility lipoprotein GldB, translated as MIPSKKFSGYAGAICLLVAAFIACNGKASEKESLPLDTPVTIERFDRELPTYVQEGDTAASARFRERYAPFFPIYCRQILGLGDAPDFREGLNLFLTHEAIAQLYTDTESRFAGDSVWTTDLQQAFARYHEQFPQSTLPRILTHVSGLNQSIVTIDSLLSISLDCYLGADYPLYAQRYYDYERGLHESNRIAFDAVEVWLRTAYPYQSKRNALLDRMVYEGKILYALTSLFPDVDIYRLLGYTDSQAQWCRDNEAEIWHQVVARKHLFNTESMLINKYVEPATFVAVLHAESPGRLGRWIGYQIVSRYARDKKKSAAEMLGTTDDAGEILAESKYNG; from the coding sequence ATGATACCCTCCAAAAAATTCAGCGGCTATGCCGGAGCCATCTGCCTGCTGGTTGCCGCATTCATTGCCTGCAACGGCAAGGCGTCGGAGAAAGAGAGTCTTCCCCTTGACACACCTGTGACTATCGAGCGATTCGACCGGGAACTCCCGACTTATGTGCAAGAGGGCGATACCGCAGCGTCCGCCCGATTCAGAGAACGATACGCTCCTTTCTTCCCCATCTACTGCCGGCAGATTCTGGGGTTGGGCGATGCCCCGGATTTCCGGGAGGGATTGAATCTGTTTCTCACCCACGAAGCTATCGCACAGCTCTATACCGACACCGAGAGCCGTTTTGCCGGCGACTCGGTCTGGACGACCGACTTGCAACAGGCCTTTGCCCGATACCACGAACAATTTCCGCAGAGCACCCTGCCCCGCATCCTCACCCACGTATCGGGGTTGAACCAGTCGATTGTCACCATCGACTCGCTGCTCTCCATCTCGCTCGACTGTTATCTGGGGGCCGATTACCCGCTGTATGCCCAGCGTTATTACGATTATGAACGAGGGCTGCACGAGAGCAACCGCATCGCCTTCGACGCCGTCGAGGTGTGGCTGCGCACCGCCTACCCCTACCAGTCGAAACGGAATGCCCTGCTCGACCGCATGGTGTACGAGGGGAAAATCCTGTATGCCCTCACCTCGCTCTTCCCCGACGTTGATATCTACCGACTGTTGGGCTACACAGACAGCCAGGCGCAATGGTGCCGCGACAACGAGGCCGAGATATGGCATCAGGTGGTTGCACGCAAGCACCTCTTCAACACCGAGTCGATGCTCATCAACAAATATGTGGAACCGGCCACCTTCGTCGCCGTACTGCATGCCGAATCACCGGGACGGCTGGGCCGATGGATTGGCTATCAGATTGTCTCGCGATATGCCCGGGACAAGAAGAAGAGTGCCGCCGAGATGCTGGGCACGACCGACGATGCCGGCGAAATACTGGCCGAGTCGAAATACAACGGATAA